A stretch of Arachis hypogaea cultivar Tifrunner chromosome 15, arahy.Tifrunner.gnm2.J5K5, whole genome shotgun sequence DNA encodes these proteins:
- the LOC112751607 gene encoding probable xyloglucan endotransglucosylase/hydrolase protein 32, producing the protein MMMKALLLFLFAISSSLFMEPCYSSSGYWPPSPGYWPSHKFRSMNFYKGFRNLWGPQHQALDNNNALTIWLDRTSGSGFKSVRPFRSGYFGASIKLHPGYTAGVITAFYLSNNEAHPGFHDEVDIEFLGTTFGKPYTLQTNVYIRGSGDGTIIGREMKFHLWFDPTKDFHHYAILWSPKEIIFLVDDVPIRRYPRKSAYTFPLRPMWVYGSIWDASSWATEDGKYKADYRYQPFVARYTNFKASGCSAYASRWCHPVSASPYRSGGLTRQQYWAMRWVQRHHMVYNYCQDPKRDHRLTPECWG; encoded by the exons atgaTGATGAAGGCTCTACTATTATTTCTCTTTGCTATTTCTTCATCACTGTTTATGGAACCTTGTTATTCAAGCAGTGGATATTGGCCTCCTTCACCAGGATACTGGCCAAGTCACAAATTCAGGTCTATGAACTTTTACAAAGGATTTAGAAACCTTTGGGGTCCTCAACACCAAGCACTTGACAACAATAATGCATTAACAATTTGGCTTGATAGAACCTCAG GGAGTGGATTCAAATCAGTTCGTCCATTTAGATCAGGTTACTTTGGTGCTTCAATTAAGCTCCACCCTGGCTACACTGCAGGAGTTATAACAGCTTTCTAT CTTTCTAACAATGAAGCACACCCTGGGTTCCATGATGAAGTGGACATAGAGTTTCTTGGGACCACATTTGGAAAACCTTATACTTTACAAACAAATGTTTACATAAGAGGAAGTGGGGATGGAACGATTATAGGAAGAGAGATGAAGTTCCATTTGTGGTTTGATCCTACCAAAGATTTTCATCACTATGCTATTCTTTGGTCTCCTAAAGAAATCAT ATTCCTGGTGGATGATGTGCCAATAAGAAGGTACCCTAGAAAGAGTGCTTACACATTTCCACTAAGACCAATGTGGGTTTATGGTTCAATATGGGATGCATCATCATGGGCAACTGAAGATGGCAAGTACAAAGCTGATTATAGGTACCAACCTTTTGTTGCAAGGTACACAAATTTCAAGGCTAGTGGTTGCTCCGCCTATGCATCACGGTGGTGCCACCCAGTCTCAGCCTCACCATATAGGTCCGGTGGCTTGACCAGGCAACAATATTGGGCCATGAGGTGGGTCCAAAGACACCATATGGTTTATAACTATTGCCAAGACCCCAAAAGGGACCATAGATTAACACCTGAATGTTGgggttaa
- the LOC112749365 gene encoding protein FAR1-RELATED SEQUENCE 5-like has product MNSNKISEMNLPRERFFSESDMSDYILEAAYAVDSVQDITSLKFSENVAEEIGKYHFSTLQLAFDFYMKYSKSKGFSARKSKTFKNSSGEIYRQMFVCHRQGFRMEKYYTMEKRKKEPRLETRTGCEARMDVKFVPESGRWHIFYFSDEHNYDLLDTQFSAMLPAHRKMSETDIMQMMNMLKSGISTSQIFGLLASQAGGYEFVGYGPRDMYNEIARQRRQIPGDAARVLKKLEDMRLKDPQLYFKACHDSRGLLHNLFWSDGISQLDYRLFGDVIAFDATYKKNKYSCPLVIFSGVNHHNQTIVFAATLIGDETTDTYIWLLRQLMFAMRGKTPTSIITDGAMAIRNAVRDVFPEVRHRLCAWHLI; this is encoded by the coding sequence ATGAATTCGAACAAGATTTCAGAGATGAATTTACCGAGGGAGCGTTTTTTTTCTGAATCTGATATGTCAGATTATATCCTTGAAGCCGCTTATGCGGTTGACTCCGTGCAAGACATTACATCTTTGAAATTTAGTGAGAATGTTGCGGAGGAAATTGGCAAATACCACTTTTCTACTTTGCAGCTTGcatttgatttttatatgaagTACTCAAAGTCGAAGGGCTTTAGTGCAAGGAAGAGCAAGACCTTCAAGAATAGTAGTGGCGAGATTTACAGACAAATGTTTGTATGCCATAGGCAAGGATTCAGGATGGAGAAATATTACACGATggaaaaaaggaagaaggagcCTAGATTGGAAACAAGAACTGGATGTGAAGCACGAATGGATGTTAAATTTGTACCAGAAAGTGGAAGGTGGCATATCTTTTATTTCTCTGACGAACACAACTATGATCTATTGGATACACAATTCAGTGCTATGTTGCCTGCCCACAGAAAAATGTCAGAGACAGATATTATGCAAATGATGAACATGCTAAAGTCAGGGATCAGCACCTCACAGATATTTGGTCTTCTAGCTAGTCAAGCAGGCGGGTACGAATTTGTTGGCTATGGTCCCAGAGATATGTACAATGAGATTGCTCGGCAAAGGCGTCAAATTCCTGGTGATGCAGCACGAGTGTTGAAGAAGTTAGAGGATATGCGGTTGAAGGATCCACAATTATATTTCAAGGCATGTCACGATTCAAGAGGTTTGTTACATAATTTGTTCTGGTCTGATGGGATTAGCCAACTAGACTACCGACTCTTCGGGGATGTTATTGCTTTTGATGCTACGTACAAGAAGAACAAGTATAGTTGTCCATTAGTAATATTCAGCGGGGTTAACCACCACAACCAAACAATTGTTTTTGCTGCTACGTTAATTGGGGACGAAACTACTGATACATATATTTGGCTCCTGCGTCAGCTCATGTTTGCGATGAGGGGCAAGACCCCGACCTCAATCATAACTGATGGGGCCATGGCGATTAGGAATGCAGTGAGAGATGTATTTCCCGAAGTCAGACATAGATTATGCGCTTGGCACCTTATTTGA
- the LOC140179447 gene encoding protein FAR1-RELATED SEQUENCE 5-like, which translates to MTGDYEIPVFKRKWVQLIEEFGIEDKPWVINMYEEKHMWATAYLRGKFFAGFRTTSRCEGLHLVVGRYVGSRYDLTSFVEYFQRCVAHMRFNEFNADYESTRGVPVMQTCIELLERYAAELYTHEIFLFFQPFLSRAGSMRVLNIDNTDDCIKYIVCKHGRPDFTWTVDFRQEEMIFMCTCLRMESFGIPCEHIVKVLVDKDIREIPRSLVLDRWTKKVKSTLNDPSGFTRDAVVISRQSALVEFSKQLAAVAAKVPERYEETRDLIMGLYSS; encoded by the coding sequence atGACAGGAGACTACGAGATTCCCGTGTTTAAGCGTAAGTGGGTTCAGCTTATTGAAGAATTTGGCATTGAAGATAAGCCGTGGGTGATCAATATGTACGAAGAGAAGCATATGTGGGCTACTGCATATCTAAGAGGAAAATTCTTTGCTGGCTTTAGAACTACATCAAGATGTGAAGGTTTACACTTAGTTGTGGGAAGGTATGTGGGGTCGCGGTATGATTTGACAAGTTTTGTAGAGTATTTTCAAAGGTGTGTAGCACACATGCGCTTTAACGAATTTAATGCTGATTATGAATCTACACGTGGGGTGCCCGTCATGCAAACTTGTATAGAGCTGCTAGAGAGATATGCTGCTGAGTTATACACTCATGagatatttcttttctttcagCCATTTCTCTCCAGAGCTGGATCAATGCGGGTTCTGAACATAGATAATACCGATGATTGCATAAAGTACATTGTGTGTAAGCATGGGAGGCCCGATTTTACGTGGACCGTTGATTTTCGTCAAGAAGAAATGATCTTCATGTGTACCTGTTTACGAATGGAGTCATTTGGTATTCCCTGCGAACATATTGTGAAAGTTCTGGTTGACAAAGACATCCGTGAGATTCCCCGGTCATTGGTATTGGATAGATGGACAAAAAAGGTTAAATCAACACTCAATGATCCAAGTGGGTTCACCAGGGATGCTGTTGTTATTAGTCGTCAAAGTGCTTTGGTGGAATTTTCTAAACAACTGGCTGCTGTTGCTGCTAAAGTACCAGAGAGATATGAAGAGACACGTGATTTAATTATGGGATTGTACTCATCTTAA